A region of the Cucurbita pepo subsp. pepo cultivar mu-cu-16 chromosome LG14, ASM280686v2, whole genome shotgun sequence genome:
caaatatattgttGGGCATCAAAGAAATNtttttttttttttttttttttttaaggaaaaccCAATAAAGCAACCCTGTAAAggcctttatttatttatatatttatttatttactgcAACAATTCCGATATCCATTCAATGTGCGGCAACTCGAATTCCGACGCCTCCAACTCAGAGCTCCGTTCATTTCCCAGTCCGTCGCTGATCTCCTTCACCGGAATTTCCGAAACGCCGTCGTTCTTTCTCTCCACGGGATATTCAAGTGCGGCCAGCGCCACACGCGCCACGGGAGCATCAAAATGAAGCTTGAGTTTGGTCTCAGGGCGGAGCTCCTCCGGCGAGTGAGCAAAAAAGCAAACTTTGCGTTGGCAAAACCTACCCGCATTACAGGCCCGGGTTCGGTACCGGGTCGGGTGGAGCCAGAACTCGAAAACCCCATGAGCAAATTCACAAAAATCCCCCTTTGGGCAGCTGCCCGTCCGAAAGGCAGGGCAAGCCACAGCAGAGTAGTTAAACCGCCGTGGGTCACGGCGTTGCGCCTTCTCGCCACGGTGGGCATAAGGACATTCCGTCCAATCATGGCTGCGGGATTTTGGACACCGTTGGATCTTGAAAGCGTACATCCGAAACTCGTCGGAGTTGAACAGCGCCGTGTCATCGGTTTGTGGCGTTAAGCGAGTGTTCCTGTAAGCGAATTCCGGTAGCGCCACGGCGGTGAATTCATGACCGTACACGTCATTGATGCCGAAAACAAACCcttgtaacattttttttcttcttttttttttcgtttatgaaaattaaaaaattaaatatacaaataacAACGAcagcttttttcttcaatcaagacatgtttttatatatataaataaatattaattcacCTGTAAGAAGAACAAATGTGTTAAAAAGAGTGAAACTTTGggggaaaattaaaaattaaaaattaaaaattaaaaaaagaaaaaaagaaaaaaatattaaatgtgtTACCTGAGAGAGAAACGCCATTGTTGGGAAAAGGAGAGAGGTTGAGAGGTCCAAAGGGAATAAACGAAGCTCACTGCAAAATGTTGGATTAGAGTGCCTTCATTTATAGAACAAACACAACAGGGTTTTACATGctttttttgctttcttttttctttttccttttttttttctcttcaataaaacaaaaaaatatatagtcaATCGagtaaattttcaataattttttatttcgtgtttaacaaaataataataagtttttttaaaaataaattcgccaacaataaaaaaaaattgcgaTTTCATTTAgtgtttatatgaatttaaataaaataaattcggACCAACTAATTTATTCGActaaaaaagttgaaagattgattaaaagtttaaggatttattagacatttCTTACTAGTAAACTTCTTATTCAATAGATATttaatgtaacagcccaaaccatgctagtagatattgtcttctttgggtttcctTTTCGCACTTTAAgattaggggaaggtttccacacctacTGCTGGGCTtcggccattacaaatggtatcaaagtgaGATACTAGATCATGTgtcaaccttctcgctgttccccgaagggggtacaCACGAGCCAATGTGCTAGTaacaaggggtggatttggtgggggtcccacatcgattggagaaatgaacaaatgtcagcgaggacgctaggtccGGAAGGGAgtgggaaggtttccacacttttataaaaggtgttttgttctcctcccaaaccaACCTGAAACAACCGTAATTTAAGCATTTTTGTGTTTTGGGGTGTGGAGTTAAAAAGTAACCATGGTGGTGGGTTAATTTGttgatgagagagagagagagagggaggaaaATTGATGGAGATGCATGGAAGCCATTGGAGAGGCTCAAACACTTGCCTCATTGTGAAGCCACTTGTGGCCATTGCAACACATTATGATAGCCATCTGTTTCTCTCAAACCtactctttctttcattttatttacacgatttcttatatttaaacaaaaatattaccCTAACAAAGATGAATATtactgtaaaaaaaaattatgaaaaaaaggtaatcacatttcttaaaaacaaaattgttatcGAATGACGGGTCGAGCCATTTGAGAAATTAGCAATTCTTTGTATTGttcgtattttttttatttttaatttccttttagaACTCGGTTTTCAAATGTAAAATGTGCTCTATACGTATCAAACATAGACGCGTACggtttaaaacaatgaaaatgtTACAATAGAGATTCgtaggttgagttgggttaagtCAACACACTTCTTAACCACCTAACCATAGACGATTGGGCTGGTTCAGGTTGTCAACCCAACCATAGACGATTGGGCTGGTTCAGGTTGTTCACGTTATtcattcaaatctttgttttgAATACAATATAGTATTACgtaaaacatctatttatttattcaagaTCTGcaacttaattttaatatatattttctatgagttgaaaaaaaaaaaaaaaaaaaaaaacaaataagaaagtATTTATTCGAAATAGTCACCCATCTCATAAgaacatatttaaatgttttatcggagaaaaattaaaattttaaatattaaagaaaaaaaattaaacctgtaaaataatatattattatatcaataaatggtaaaaaaaaataaattaattatatatatgctTCTTTCTAAACTTTGTTGAAAAGTGTCCCTTTAAATAGGCAAGcgtttcttttattatttagataaaaccaaaataattatatatattaaaaaaatgatgacaaaaccaataataaaagaaataaaaatcctCAACAAACATATATAGTGACGTttgttagaaagaaaaaatatcgCCATAATTGTAAGTTCGTGTAATTTTAAGTGATCGGATGACgagagggaaaaaagaaaaacaaaaatggaaagcaAAATAATTCGGTAATTTGATCGTACTATTTATAACGATACCCGTTAATGCAAGACGACAAGATGACTTTTTTTAACAGTATCGACAAGATGATTTTGCCTGAAACGGCAACACGTGCAATGTAGTTAAACCAGTTCGGTTACTATCTTCAACcaacttgtttttttattttattaaagatgAAGAATGTCGGTATGCAAGTTGAATCTGCAAATGATAGTCACGATAAAATTAActattaatatgaaaaaatattaaatgacgttatcaaaagaaaaatatttataccgTTGACGAAATAAATTTCGAGATCTTTTCACTTTTGTGTGTACGACGGTcaaattgtttatattttagacCTAACATGCTAATATCCGTTACTGAAAGATATggtttttataaaattaagtttttttagtttaactTGATTAAAGACGTGAAGATCGAACCATCGACCtttgaaatgataattgaTATATTCATTTACGAAACTATGATCGAGTTCCGTAAATTTATAGTTAAATTTctcgtgtatatatatatatatatattgcacTCCTGGATCGAGTCTAAAAgcatatttttatgaattctAAGTCAAAAATAGACAAAATAACAGGcagtaaaaatgaaattttttataatttaatgaatgaaCTGAAGTTGTTCTGTCTTTCTTTTCCACAAAATGACAAACTAAACATAATTTTGGTAACCTTTTTTCCCTCTCCTACAAGtttcacttttaaaaaatggtaagtTGCATCACATGTTATCACCCGCTCTATTACTCGTTTAAATTGCaggtattattattaatgatattattattttatatttggcGGGCGGTGTACTTGAATATCTAAATTCTTGATCGAGGGTgtattgttggatgatgaaaatcccacctcggctaatttagggaatgatcatgagtttataattaaagaatattcttttcattgacatgaggccttttggggaaacccgaGTTaggagagcttatgctcaaaatagacaatatcataccattgtagagagtcgtgttcatctaacatggtattagagtcatgctctaaacttagtcatgcccaatagattggtaaatcttcaaatgtcgaacaaagtgGAAATGAGTCAACCTCGATTTaggggagacgtactttgttctAGGGGAGATATTGGATCACTCTTAAAAGCTAGAAATAAGGAAGATAGACATTAAAATCGCCTAACCAAAATGAGCCACGAAGAACAAACGAAACCAGCTAAAGCCAATCACGATCAAATTAAGTTTCGTGAAATCGAGTCTGGCAAACCGACCCAAACCGACCCAAATCaacaaatgaataataataagaacaaataGATAAAGGGGCAAAACGGTCAATGTAGCATAGAATTACAACACATGAAGACAAATGCAATGAACAAAGCTCTCTTTCACCAATAAGCTTGACTTTCAGAatggaaactaaaaaaatttgattgcTCTCAGCTTTTAGGATCAGAAGCTTCATTATGTATTCTTTCAAGAATAATGTTACAACAGTTCATGGAGTTCGCATCAAGTAGACCATGGTTCCACAGCTTGATCATTAACAATCTCCAGCACCTGCCAACCCCACAGACATACGTTCAAACATAAACACGACGACCACACGTCGACAGGTTTGTCAGTATAGAGTTTAGAGTTTAAACGAAAACAGGAtttcaataattcaaattattctCCATTTCATATAACGGAGAACACGTTATAAGATTCACACAACGCCATATGATGTTATCATTATTTAGTTAGTTGATATGACCGTGCATGTAACCGTCCatacccaccgctagcagatattgtcctctttaggctttcctttccgagcttcctctcaaggttttaaaacgcgtccactagggagaggtttcctcacccttataaggaatgtttcattcccctctctaatcgatatgggatctcacaatccaccctctttgggggcccaacgtcctcactggcatacCGCCTgatatctggctctaataccatttgtaacatctcaagcccacagttaacaaatattattctctttagactttcccctccgagctttccctcaaggttttaaaacgcatcaaTTATGGAGAGGGAACCTCCACAccatataagaaatgcttcgttcccctctccaaccgatgtggggatctcacagtGAAATTCACGTCATTCTCCTCGAGAAAGAGGACTGGAAAAAAGGTAGTCCGATAACATCTCCATACACGGTAACCTTCATCATCGGTATTCATTCTTAAAGGATTTTCATACAGAAAAATCGGAAAAGTCGAAGAAATGATGGTTCACGACATCATAAAGAGATGAGAAACTACCATAGTAGAGATGGAGTTTTGACAAGGTTTGGTCCATGTAACTGTGAAAATGCCTCACAAGCCCAGGGGATATGGCCATCTGCCAGCACCCTAAGAACAGATACACTGTGTTCAGGTAACACTATATTTGAACATTTCATCCATCAACACTATTTAAATAGATACTAACAgtgaaagcaaagaaaagtATTCATTGAATTACCGTTGCTTCCTAACGAACGAGTTCCACATATGCATAATTTGCTTCTCGTCCTTGGTTACATCGACAAAATCATCGAGCATCTACATAAATGCAAAATCCATTAACAAGCAAAGGTAGGGATCTCGTGAAAACTATAACAGATTTAACTTTCATTATCGAGCACAACGACAACGACAACGACAACTAACGATCCTATGAaactgaaaacaaaaatacgaGGGAATGCAGAAGATCACATTGTCACCCTTGCACTATCGCCCTCACCGACTCCCTCTCTGTTGACCCGCTAATCTACAACTGGTCTCGAGTTCATTTTAACATGTCCATACAATATCGAGTACCCAGAATCAATGGGTCAAGAAATCATATTACACTGCTATCATTGAGCAAGATATTACTAGACATTAATGGTCAGACGCctcaagagaaagaaaagcaagCAATATAAAAGGACCCATTACAAGGCTACAAACCCCTATTAGCTATCGGATGTAATCAAAACTTCAAAGCTTACCCTCCTATCCTCAAGATCTGCAACATCATCATCGACTTCATCTTCGCTATCTCGATCTGATAACACTTGTTCCAATGCCATTGGCTTCAAATACATCATTAAatattgagagagaaagaactaaacaactaaaaatgcatcaataatataacaaaaaaaggatctaaaagagagaagaatttTGAACGGACTATAACAACACAAGATGTGCCAACTCATAGCACTTGATATAAAATGAACACCCAAGACTCGAACGCCCAATGGTCATCGAAGATGCAAACGACTGGCTAAACTATGTCAGCAAACAACATCACCAGTGAAGACATTAACAAAGGATGAAAGCTCAAACAACCTCGGGCGAGGATATCAACCGTGAATATTTGCACATAAATATTCCTACATAACAGAAAGTCCAACAAGCTGGCACTGAGTGTAGTTTATCCGCGGCATGTTAGCACAACATACTTCTATTCAAACCCCACGGTTTGAAACCAAGCTCCCCTCAGGTGAACTCGATGAACTCAAATGTAAGTCCaaccatgttttttttttttctaaatcacCAAGCACACTTGAACGAAATAGTCACTAACGATTTGAGCATACAAGTAAAGGAggaatacatgaatgaaccgagacctGAGAGCGATCCTGAGGATgggatgactaagaaaggcttaaaaaggaaatgagagttactacctataccaacaaggtgtatcttccttttcaatggctcaatcataggaacttcaTAGTTGAGCGTGTGCTTTACTaggagcaattctatgttgggtgacctcctAGGGATTTTCCtgggatgcatgtgagtgagaacaaagCATGCTTAAAGGACTGTATTGGTCTCtggggatagttttcactcttaagaagcaAGGAGTAGGTAACGTAACCATGTCATAGGGAATGCCAAGGTCATCAGGTGCCGAATCTGGATTCCGAATCCTCGGCATAAggtgttacaaattgtatctaAGCGGTACTCTCCCAGTAAGATGTAATTCGTTGACAAACCAAAACGAAAGCTGTTGGGCATGTGACAACCAAGTAAAGGAGGGGTACATGATTGAATCGAAACTACAAccgaatgagagcgatcccgaggataagatgactaagaCGGActtaaaaaggaaatgaaagttactacttATATCAACAAGGTGCACCTTTATTTTCGgtgactcaatcataggaactccATAGTTAAACCTGCCTTACTTGGGGtgaagtatttaaaataaaataaaaagctaTAGGATTTAGATGTTGTCTAGAAATGAGGATTTTCCGAACAATTTTTTAGGCATATTTATTATCAGAATTGCAAGTACAAAACTAACTAAGGAatacaaaaatggaagaaaaagtaACACAAAATAcagatgaataaataaaacctcCCATCTGTTAAGCACCAAGCAAAGTTTATCAATCGACAATGAGTTAAAAAGGAATTCACCTGAGATCTGTGGGAATGAAAGAACTGTCTCTTCCTTAAGAGGGTACAGCTAAAAGATAATGAAAACGGAGATAAAAATCAGGTTAAAGTTCATATCTTCTAACTACAGAACAAACATCCGAACAAAGTAAGTTATTTAAACAAGTAGTTGTTCTAAAcagaaatacaataaataccAATCATACACAACTTCATGGGATAACAACGCTCTTAGTCAGCAACAGAAAATTGACGTCAGAAGAACGTTGATTTGACAAGAGTAACCTAAACGTCAAGATCATAATGATAAAAAATACTAGACATCGAAGCCCATAAGGAGGCATTAAACCTCAATACATCCCAAATCTTCTCCACCCGATCTCTCGACCTCTCTAAGAACTCTAACCTTCTCTCAATTCAAGTACCCCACAGAAATGCAAAGAAACTCGCTTGCCATAGCacttttctcttctccttaaAGGGAGGGTTCCAAAGCACCTCCCCTGCCACCGCCATAGACCTCCCTCCCTATAGCTCAAGctattgaggattgttgggagagagtcccacgttggctaatttagggaatgatcatgggtttataagtaaaagatACATCTCCagtggtatgaggccttttgggaagcccaaaagcaaaaccatgagagtttatgctcaaagtggacaatatcataccattgtggaaagtcgtgattcctaacacaagCCCACttattttataagtttaaGCAGTGACAATTGACTTTGACATgagaaaaaattcaataaaacgattaaaatcttaagatctactataaaaaaaattcaagatctCCTCGTTGAATTCAAGTCTTTCATCATAAGTAAACCGTAGGTTAAGCAAGAGTTCAATTTAAATGCAACAGCTACACTGAAAGTAATCGTCTTTTAATGCTTTCATCACAATGGAAACtcaacataatttaaaatgaatctTAATAGGACTTGCATAATGACAAAATATTTGTAGTGATGGAAAGAGACATGGAAAACGTACTGTCTCGGGTCTGCCCGTTCAATCgacaattttcttgtcttgGCAAATTGAAGCATAGTTGGCGCAATATGGTGCCCTGATATTGATTGTATGCAGTCAGGATCATTGGATGAATGCAGAGTAGTACTTAAAAAACCTGCAATATTAATGCGATTTGTAACATAATctagaaatataaaaacatgGACGCTAGCATTCAGTGGTGATATTCTCACCTGATATTTGAGCCTTTTCACCTTTGCTAGATTGAGCATCTGAAACAAGAAGGTGGTTGCTCAATAATGATATCTGTACAAGAAGGAACTATATAAAATCAAGTGCCGGAGGTGGCAAAGCAAAATAAACTCACTCCAGAGCCCTCTTTCAATAACATGACATCTAAgaaacataataatatttcagCTTGATACAAAGAATTATCAGagggtattattaaaaaaaatctgaaagaCAGTTTCAAACAATAATAAGTAAGCAGTTTATCCTGCCAAGGGATCATTCATTTAGGAATGCGTAAAATCTAGTCTGGCCATTAAAGAATAACTGATACAAAAGCCAAGGACTCAGGGTTCAAAAGCTCCAAAGATACATATAAAATAGGCTCACTTCCCATTCCtatttttcccccttttctcCGATACTCTCTCGAACCCGTTCTTCCATTCCACAATCTCTAAAACTGCCcacttcttcttcccttcttttccAATTCCACTTACAAATTCATCTTCCTTATTTCCCTCATGGAATGTAGTTTGGGATGTTCTGGTCATTCTGTGATCGGTGAAGATGTGAAGTACtaataaatttagaagttgGTACACGAATGGGATCACCAAGGATGACGACGGAATGATGAACTAACGTTTTACATGCGAGGATTATATGTTTATAATCTTATTTGTTGGGTTTGTCAAGGAATAAATGAATTTGAGGTGTTATATCATGCTAATGGAAAGTAAAGAGGATTCCATGTTCCATCACAGAATTCTCTTGATGACAATGGTGTGGTCCCAACTAATAGACAAGGCAAATAGGTCATAAAActcaattaaaattacaaaagaaaaaaaatcacgGAGGAGAGAAAATATCGAAGAAGTACATACCATCCGCCTTGTTCGATAATGTAGACTCTACAACAAAAGGATGCGTGTGCCTTGCACTTTGAACTGCCCT
Encoded here:
- the LOC111810586 gene encoding zinc finger CCCH domain-containing protein 54, coding for MLQGFVFGINDVYGHEFTAVALPEFAYRNTRLTPQTDDTALFNSDEFRMYAFKIQRCPKSRSHDWTECPYAHRGEKAQRRDPRRFNYSAVACPAFRTGSCPKGDFCEFAHGVFEFWLHPTRYRTRACNAGRFCQRKVCFFAHSPEELRPETKLKLHFDAPVARVALAALEYPVERKNDGVSEIPVKEISDGLGNERSSELEASEFELPHIEWISELLQ